The Georgenia faecalis genome includes a window with the following:
- the sufB gene encoding Fe-S cluster assembly protein SufB, with translation MTQEETIASIGSYKFGWHDADTAGATARRGLSEDVVRNISHLKDEPEWMLQRRLKALRLFGKKPMPNWGADLSGIDFDNIKYFVRSTEKQATSWEDLPEDIRNTYDRLGIPEAEKQRLVAGVAAQYESEVVYHQIREDLEAQGVLFLDTDTALREHPEIFQEYFGSVIPAGDNKFAALNTAVWSGGSFVYVPKGVHVEIPLQAYFRINTENMGQFERTLIIADEGSYVHYVEGCTAPIYKTDSLHSAVVEIIVKKDARVRYTTIQNWSNNVYNLVTKRSTVEAGGTMEWIDGNIGSKVTMKYPAVYLMGEHARGETLSIAFAGEGQHQDTGSKMVHLAPNTSSSIVSKSVARGGGRASYRGLVQVLEGAHNAKSNVLCDALLVDQISRSDTYPYVDVRVDDVEMGHEATVSKVSEDQLFYLMSRGMKETEAMAMIVRGFVEPIARELPMEYALELNRLIELQMEGAVG, from the coding sequence ATGACGCAGGAAGAGACGATCGCCTCGATCGGCAGCTACAAGTTCGGCTGGCACGACGCCGACACGGCCGGGGCCACGGCCCGCCGTGGGCTGTCCGAGGACGTCGTCCGGAACATCTCGCACCTCAAGGACGAGCCGGAGTGGATGCTCCAGCGCCGCCTCAAGGCACTGCGGCTGTTCGGCAAGAAGCCCATGCCCAACTGGGGCGCCGACCTGTCGGGCATCGACTTCGACAACATCAAGTACTTCGTGCGCTCCACGGAGAAGCAGGCCACCAGCTGGGAGGACCTGCCCGAGGACATCCGCAACACCTACGACCGCCTCGGCATCCCCGAGGCGGAGAAGCAGCGCCTCGTCGCCGGCGTCGCCGCGCAGTACGAGTCCGAGGTCGTCTACCACCAGATCCGCGAGGACCTCGAGGCCCAGGGCGTCCTGTTCCTCGACACCGACACGGCCCTGCGCGAGCACCCGGAGATCTTCCAGGAGTACTTCGGCTCCGTCATCCCCGCCGGTGACAACAAGTTCGCGGCGCTCAACACCGCCGTGTGGTCCGGTGGCTCCTTCGTCTACGTCCCCAAGGGCGTGCACGTCGAGATCCCGCTCCAGGCCTACTTCCGGATCAACACCGAGAACATGGGCCAGTTCGAGCGGACGCTGATCATCGCCGACGAGGGCTCCTACGTGCACTACGTCGAGGGCTGCACCGCGCCCATCTACAAGACGGACTCGCTGCACTCCGCCGTCGTGGAGATCATCGTGAAGAAGGACGCCCGCGTCCGGTACACGACGATCCAGAACTGGTCCAACAACGTCTACAACCTCGTCACCAAGCGGTCCACGGTCGAGGCCGGCGGGACGATGGAGTGGATCGACGGCAACATCGGCTCCAAGGTGACGATGAAGTACCCGGCCGTCTACCTCATGGGCGAGCACGCCCGGGGCGAGACGCTGTCCATCGCCTTCGCCGGCGAGGGCCAGCACCAGGACACGGGCTCGAAGATGGTCCACCTCGCGCCGAACACCTCCTCCTCGATCGTGTCGAAGTCGGTGGCCCGCGGCGGTGGCCGCGCGTCCTACCGCGGCCTCGTCCAGGTCCTCGAGGGCGCGCACAACGCCAAGTCCAACGTGCTGTGCGACGCGCTCCTCGTCGACCAGATCTCGCGGTCGGACACCTACCCGTACGTCGACGTCCGTGTCGACGACGTGGAGATGGGCCACGAGGCGACGGTCTCCAAGGTGAGCGAGGACCAGCTCTTCTACCTCATGTCCCGCGGCATGAAGGAGACCGAGGCCATGGCGATGATCGTCCGTGGCTTCGTCGAGCCCATTGCCCGTGAGCTGCCGATGGAGTACGCCCTCGAGCTCAACCGCCTCATCGAGCTGCAGATGGAAGGGGCCGTCGGCTGA
- a CDS encoding helix-turn-helix transcriptional regulator produces MRERDADATTRERVLRLVVERGPVSAAELADLLALTPAGVRRHIAVLEQHGEIAVHGPSGPEQRRRGRPARRYVATDAGRAGLSDAYSDLATHVLGYLRDVAGPQAVEQFAEARVGEIERRYAPAVTGAGEEREDRARALAAALSTDGYAATVRTVGPAGAAVQLCQGNCPVLDVAESFPELCEAETRAFSRILGVHVQRLATLAAGGHVCTTHIPTATLARAPSRVRAPQPSTTSSIDDTEGI; encoded by the coding sequence GTGCGCGAGCGGGACGCCGATGCCACGACGCGCGAGCGCGTCCTGCGCCTCGTCGTCGAGCGCGGCCCCGTGAGCGCCGCGGAGCTCGCCGACCTCCTCGCGCTCACCCCCGCCGGGGTGCGCCGGCACATCGCCGTCCTCGAGCAGCACGGGGAGATCGCCGTCCACGGGCCCAGCGGGCCCGAGCAGCGCCGCCGCGGGCGGCCCGCCCGCCGCTACGTCGCCACGGATGCGGGCCGCGCCGGCCTGTCCGACGCCTACTCCGACCTCGCCACCCACGTCCTCGGCTACCTCCGTGACGTCGCCGGGCCCCAGGCCGTCGAGCAGTTCGCCGAGGCCCGGGTGGGCGAGATCGAGCGCCGCTACGCCCCCGCCGTCACCGGCGCCGGCGAGGAGCGCGAGGACCGCGCCCGGGCGCTCGCGGCGGCCCTGTCGACCGACGGGTACGCCGCCACCGTGCGCACCGTCGGGCCGGCCGGCGCCGCCGTCCAGCTGTGCCAGGGCAACTGCCCGGTCCTCGACGTCGCCGAGTCCTTCCCCGAGCTCTGCGAGGCCGAGACGCGGGCCTTCTCCCGTATCCTCGGCGTCCACGTCCAGCGGCTGGCCACCCTCGCCGCGGGCGGCCACGTGTGCACTACCCACATCCCCACCGCCACGCTTGCGCGCGCCCCGAGCCGCGTCCGCGCCCCCCAGCCCAGCACGACGTCGTCCATCGACGACACGGAAGGAATCTGA
- a CDS encoding ABC transporter ATP-binding protein encodes MPPALEVDSLRKRYGARTAVDGLSLTAATGAITAVLGPNGAGKTTTIECCEGLRRPDAGSIRVLGLDRAAASSAPLLRERVGVMLQDGGLPLAPRAGAVLDHLARLHADPEPPARLLERLGLTDVAGTRVRRLSGGQRQRLALAGALVGRPELAFLDEPSAGLDPQSRHAVWDLLRELRAGGTSVILTTHLMDEAEALADHVVVIDHGRVVAEGTPAALTGGARIRVVLRAGAVSPGTAAAGGHPAGPGDALVSALDAALAAAGRGDLRVLDGDVADARGRGPAHASDRVLHIGGPQDPDAGAVVAVATALAQIGHPDATVDLHRPSLEDAFLALTGRELRQEAS; translated from the coding sequence ATGCCCCCCGCTCTTGAGGTCGACTCGTTGCGCAAGCGCTACGGCGCGCGCACCGCCGTCGACGGCCTCAGCCTCACCGCCGCCACCGGCGCCATCACCGCCGTCCTCGGGCCCAACGGGGCGGGGAAGACGACGACGATCGAGTGCTGCGAGGGGCTGCGCCGCCCCGACGCCGGCTCGATCCGCGTCCTGGGCCTCGACCGGGCGGCCGCCAGCTCCGCACCCCTCCTGCGCGAGCGGGTGGGCGTCATGCTGCAGGACGGCGGGCTGCCGCTCGCCCCGCGCGCCGGCGCGGTCCTCGACCACCTCGCCCGCCTGCACGCCGACCCGGAGCCGCCCGCCCGGCTGCTCGAGCGTCTCGGGCTCACCGACGTCGCCGGCACGCGGGTCCGGCGCCTGTCCGGGGGGCAGCGCCAGCGCCTCGCCCTCGCCGGCGCGCTCGTCGGCCGGCCCGAGCTCGCCTTCCTCGACGAGCCGTCCGCAGGTCTCGACCCGCAGTCCCGGCACGCCGTGTGGGACCTGCTCCGCGAGCTCCGCGCGGGTGGCACGTCGGTGATCCTCACCACGCACCTCATGGACGAGGCGGAGGCCCTCGCCGACCACGTCGTCGTCATCGACCACGGCCGGGTCGTCGCCGAGGGCACGCCCGCCGCCCTCACCGGTGGCGCGCGCATCCGCGTCGTCCTGCGCGCCGGCGCCGTCTCCCCCGGCACCGCGGCGGCGGGCGGTCACCCCGCCGGCCCCGGCGACGCCCTCGTGAGCGCCCTCGACGCCGCCCTCGCGGCGGCCGGCCGCGGCGACCTCCGGGTCCTCGACGGCGACGTCGCCGACGCCCGTGGGCGCGGCCCCGCGCACGCCTCCGACCGCGTCCTGCACATCGGCGGCCCGCAGGACCCCGACGCCGGCGCCGTCGTCGCCGTCGCGACGGCCCTGGCACAGATCGGTCACCCCGACGCCACGGTGGACCTCCACCGGCCCAGCCTCGAGGACGCCTTCCTCGCCCTCACCGGGCGCGAGCTCCGACAGGAGGCCTCATGA
- a CDS encoding ABC transporter permease produces the protein MTTASRTTARRVLAQTRFETIAVLRNGEQLLLTVVLPVLALVALTRTSLVPLPEPRADAALAGAVALAVASTAFTGQAIAVAFDRRWGVLRMLSTTPLGPTGLLGGKLGAVLAVIAVQVALLVGVAAALGWRPDGVGPAQLLAAVVLVVLGAAAFVSFALLLGGTLRPEGVLAIANLVWVLMAVGGGLVLPLGVLPAPLDTVMSLTPPGALGEGLRTLATTGLVDVPAVVALLVWTAIGSWLAGRYFRWDA, from the coding sequence ATGACCACCGCCAGCCGCACCACCGCCCGCCGAGTCCTGGCCCAGACCCGCTTCGAGACGATCGCCGTGCTGCGCAACGGCGAGCAGCTGCTGCTCACCGTCGTCCTGCCCGTCCTCGCGCTCGTCGCGCTCACCCGGACGTCGCTCGTGCCGCTGCCCGAGCCCCGGGCCGACGCCGCCCTGGCCGGGGCCGTGGCGCTGGCCGTCGCCTCGACCGCCTTCACCGGGCAGGCCATCGCCGTCGCCTTCGACCGCCGCTGGGGCGTCCTGCGCATGCTCTCGACGACGCCGCTGGGCCCGACCGGACTCCTCGGCGGCAAGCTCGGCGCCGTCCTCGCCGTCATCGCCGTGCAGGTGGCGCTGCTCGTCGGCGTCGCCGCGGCGCTCGGCTGGCGCCCCGACGGCGTGGGCCCGGCCCAGCTGCTCGCGGCGGTCGTGCTCGTCGTCCTCGGTGCCGCCGCCTTCGTCTCCTTCGCCCTGCTGCTCGGCGGGACGTTGCGGCCCGAGGGCGTCCTCGCCATCGCCAACCTCGTGTGGGTCCTCATGGCCGTCGGCGGCGGGCTCGTGCTCCCGCTCGGCGTCCTGCCCGCGCCGCTCGACACGGTCATGAGCCTCACCCCGCCCGGCGCGCTCGGCGAGGGGCTGCGCACGCTGGCGACCACTGGCCTCGTCGACGTGCCCGCCGTGGTGGCACTGCTCGTCTGGACGGCCATCGGCTCGTGGCTCGCGGGCCGGTACTTCCGCTGGGACGCCTGA
- a CDS encoding COX15/CtaA family protein, producing the protein MSAAISPTSTSPGTGHAARTDRLTWGLAVANLVAQVGIIATGGAVRLTGSGLGCSQWPMCEPGSFTPEFQAETSLHSLIEFGNRTLTGVLGIIALALVWAVYRREPTASRPASLRRLVWLPLVGIAVQAVVGGITVWVDLHPAIVGSHMLISLALVAVSAYLLVRLRAGDAPPRPVVERRVRLVGAALAVVGVVLLVLGVITTGAGPHSGDADEPYRWALDPAFISRLHALAVWAFVALVLVGLALVRSVPAARRAWLVLLAVTALQGAIGYVQYFTGLPELLVGIHMVGSGLLVIALVYALASLVTREDEPAAAPTA; encoded by the coding sequence GTGAGCGCCGCGATCTCCCCCACCAGCACCTCCCCCGGCACGGGCCACGCCGCCCGCACGGACCGGCTCACGTGGGGCCTGGCGGTGGCCAACCTCGTCGCCCAGGTAGGCATCATCGCCACCGGCGGCGCCGTGCGGCTCACCGGCTCCGGCCTGGGGTGCTCCCAGTGGCCGATGTGCGAGCCGGGGTCCTTCACGCCGGAGTTCCAAGCGGAGACCTCGCTCCACTCGCTCATCGAGTTCGGCAACCGCACGCTCACCGGCGTGCTGGGGATCATCGCCCTCGCGCTCGTCTGGGCCGTCTACCGGCGCGAGCCCACCGCCTCACGCCCGGCCTCCCTGCGCCGGCTCGTGTGGCTGCCGCTCGTCGGCATCGCCGTCCAGGCGGTCGTCGGCGGGATCACCGTGTGGGTCGATCTGCACCCCGCCATCGTCGGCTCGCACATGCTCATCTCGCTCGCCCTGGTCGCCGTCTCCGCCTACCTTCTCGTCCGGCTGCGGGCGGGGGACGCTCCCCCGCGCCCGGTCGTCGAGCGCCGCGTCCGACTGGTCGGCGCCGCCCTCGCCGTCGTCGGCGTCGTGCTCCTCGTCCTCGGGGTCATCACCACGGGGGCCGGCCCCCACTCCGGCGACGCCGACGAGCCCTACCGGTGGGCCCTCGACCCGGCGTTCATCTCGCGCCTGCACGCGCTGGCGGTGTGGGCGTTCGTCGCGCTCGTCCTCGTCGGGCTCGCCCTCGTCCGGTCGGTGCCCGCCGCCCGCCGGGCGTGGCTGGTGCTCCTGGCCGTGACCGCGCTCCAGGGCGCCATCGGCTACGTCCAGTACTTCACCGGGCTGCCCGAGCTCCTCGTCGGGATCCACATGGTCGGCTCCGGGCTGCTCGTCATCGCCCTCGTCTACGCGCTCGCCTCGCTCGTCACCCGCGAGGACGAGCCGGCCGCGGCGCCCACCGCCTGA
- a CDS encoding NUDIX domain-containing protein, with translation MRDRVDRSRDVVGHETVHYGRVFDLVADDVRLHPDAAPVRREYLDHPGAVAVVALRDGTDGEEVLLVEQYRHPVRALLWEVPAGLLDVDGEDYLEAAQRELAEEADLRAARWDVLVDYFTTPGGSNESLRVYLARDVSPVPADERHAREDEEAGMPTEWVRLDDAVAAVHAGRIHNPSAVVGVLAAASARAQGWAPLRPADATWLR, from the coding sequence ATGAGGGACCGGGTGGATCGCTCCCGCGACGTCGTCGGGCACGAGACCGTCCACTACGGCCGCGTCTTCGACCTCGTCGCCGACGACGTCCGCCTGCACCCCGACGCCGCGCCGGTGCGCCGCGAGTACCTCGACCACCCCGGCGCCGTCGCCGTCGTCGCCCTGCGGGACGGCACGGACGGGGAGGAGGTGCTCCTCGTCGAGCAGTACCGCCACCCCGTGCGGGCGCTGCTGTGGGAGGTGCCGGCCGGCCTGCTGGACGTCGACGGCGAGGACTACCTCGAGGCCGCCCAGCGCGAGCTCGCCGAGGAGGCGGACCTGCGCGCCGCGCGGTGGGACGTCCTCGTCGACTACTTCACCACCCCGGGCGGCTCCAACGAGTCGCTGCGGGTCTACCTCGCGCGGGACGTGAGCCCCGTGCCCGCCGACGAGCGGCACGCGCGCGAGGACGAGGAGGCGGGCATGCCCACGGAGTGGGTGCGCCTGGACGACGCGGTCGCCGCCGTGCACGCGGGCCGTATCCACAACCCGAGCGCCGTCGTCGGCGTCCTCGCCGCCGCCAGCGCCCGCGCGCAGGGCTGGGCGCCGCTGCGCCCGGCGGACGCCACCTGGCTGCGCTGA
- a CDS encoding CTP synthase, producing MVNHADRRPGTPRHIFVTGGVASSLGKGLTASSLGQLLRARGLRVTMQKLDPYINVDPGTMNPFQHGEVFVTEDGTETDLDIGHYERFLDVELSGAANTTTGQVYSSVIAKERRGEYLGDTVQVIPHITDEIKARMRAQATPSDGSAPPDVIITEIGGTVGDIESQPFLEAARQVRHELGRENVFYVHVSLVPYLGASGELKTKPTQHSVAQLRSIGIQPDAVVCRTDRELPEGVKAKIALMCDVDREAVIECRDASSIYEIPAVLHREGLDAYVVRRLDVPFRDVDWSTWDDLLERVRHPKEQVEVALVGKYVDLPDAYLSVTEALRAGGFAHHARVAIRWVVSDDCETPDGARRALGGVDAVLVPGGFGVRGIEGKLGALRWARENEVPTLGICLGLQCMVIEFARTVLGLPEASSTEFDPATPDPIVATMAEQVKFVEGAGGDMGGTMRLGRYEAILEPGSLVAETYGATVVTERHRHRYEVNNAYREALAEAGLRISGRSPDSSLVEFVELDRAQHPYYVATQAHPEFKSRPTRAHPLFAGLIGAALDRQRSTRLLEVGGAS from the coding sequence GTGGTCAACCATGCGGACCGGCGCCCCGGAACTCCTCGTCACATCTTCGTCACCGGTGGGGTGGCGAGCTCACTCGGCAAGGGACTGACGGCCTCGAGCCTCGGTCAGCTGCTTCGAGCGCGCGGCCTGCGCGTGACGATGCAGAAGCTCGATCCCTACATCAACGTCGATCCTGGGACGATGAACCCGTTCCAGCACGGTGAGGTCTTCGTCACGGAGGACGGCACCGAGACCGACCTCGACATCGGTCACTACGAGCGGTTCCTCGACGTCGAGCTCTCCGGCGCGGCGAACACGACGACCGGCCAGGTCTACTCCTCGGTCATCGCCAAGGAGCGGCGCGGGGAGTACCTCGGCGACACCGTCCAGGTCATCCCGCACATCACCGACGAGATCAAGGCGCGGATGCGCGCGCAGGCCACGCCCAGCGACGGCTCCGCGCCGCCGGACGTCATCATCACCGAGATCGGCGGCACGGTCGGCGACATCGAGTCCCAGCCGTTCCTCGAGGCGGCGCGCCAGGTCCGCCACGAGCTCGGCCGCGAGAACGTCTTCTACGTCCACGTCTCGCTCGTGCCCTACCTCGGCGCCAGTGGCGAGCTCAAGACCAAGCCCACCCAGCACTCCGTCGCCCAGCTGCGCTCCATCGGCATCCAGCCCGACGCCGTCGTGTGCCGCACCGACCGCGAGCTGCCCGAGGGCGTCAAGGCGAAGATCGCCCTCATGTGCGACGTCGACCGCGAGGCCGTCATCGAGTGCCGCGACGCGTCCTCGATCTACGAGATCCCCGCCGTCCTGCACCGCGAGGGCCTCGACGCCTACGTCGTGCGCCGCCTGGACGTCCCCTTCCGGGACGTCGACTGGAGCACGTGGGACGACCTGCTCGAGCGGGTGCGCCACCCCAAGGAGCAGGTGGAGGTGGCCCTCGTCGGCAAGTACGTCGACCTGCCCGACGCCTACCTCTCGGTGACCGAGGCGCTGCGCGCCGGCGGCTTCGCCCACCACGCCCGGGTCGCCATCCGCTGGGTGGTCTCCGACGACTGCGAGACGCCCGACGGCGCCCGCCGCGCCCTGGGTGGGGTGGACGCCGTCCTCGTGCCCGGTGGCTTCGGCGTGCGGGGGATCGAGGGCAAGCTCGGGGCCCTGCGCTGGGCGCGCGAGAACGAGGTGCCCACGCTGGGGATCTGCCTGGGCCTGCAGTGCATGGTCATCGAGTTCGCCCGGACGGTCCTCGGGCTGCCCGAGGCCTCCTCCACGGAGTTCGACCCGGCCACCCCGGACCCGATCGTCGCCACCATGGCGGAGCAGGTGAAGTTCGTCGAGGGCGCCGGCGGTGACATGGGCGGCACGATGCGCCTGGGCCGCTACGAGGCGATCCTCGAGCCCGGCTCGCTCGTCGCCGAGACCTACGGCGCCACCGTGGTCACCGAGCGTCACCGGCACCGCTACGAGGTGAACAACGCCTACCGTGAGGCGCTCGCCGAGGCGGGGCTGCGCATCTCGGGCCGCTCGCCCGACTCCTCCCTCGTGGAGTTCGTCGAGCTCGACCGGGCGCAGCACCCCTACTACGTCGCCACCCAGGCCCACCCCGAGTTCAAGTCCCGTCCCACCCGGGCGCACCCCCTCTTCGCGGGGCTCATCGGCGCGGCGCTCGACCGCCAGCGCAGCACCCGGCTGCTCGAGGTCGGCGGCGCGTCATGA
- a CDS encoding glycosyltransferase family 4 protein, with product MRVLQLTSSSAGGVARHAHQVADLLARPPRRPGTLQVDEGDQVILAGPPDVLAGAPVPGAVVDIADRPRPSDVVALARLRRLAAHADVVHAHGLRAGAAAVLALRTLRDRPALVVTVHNAPVGGAGVRGVAAALERVVARGADVVLGVSGDLVERMDALGARDTERALVPAPARRVAPGAAPGTATLLALGLGQGERLVLTVARLAPQKGLDLLCDASALVRDRVPGVVRWVVVGDGPLEEHLQARIDAERLPVRLAGRRDDVPELLTRADVVVSTALWEGQPLAVQEALQAGAAVVATDVGGTAEVTGDAAVLVPPRAEAIADAVVRVLGDDGERDRLRQAARQRAADLPGPNDVHRQLRDVYSRALGHRC from the coding sequence GTGCGAGTCCTGCAGCTGACGTCGTCGAGCGCGGGGGGCGTGGCACGCCACGCGCACCAGGTCGCCGACCTCCTCGCCCGCCCGCCCCGGCGGCCCGGGACGCTCCAGGTGGACGAGGGGGACCAGGTGATCCTCGCCGGCCCCCCGGACGTCCTCGCGGGCGCGCCGGTGCCGGGCGCCGTCGTCGACATCGCCGACCGCCCGCGGCCCAGCGACGTCGTGGCGCTGGCGCGACTGCGGCGCCTCGCCGCCCACGCCGACGTCGTCCACGCGCACGGCCTGCGCGCCGGCGCCGCCGCCGTCCTCGCGCTGCGGACCCTGCGGGACCGGCCCGCCCTCGTCGTCACGGTCCACAACGCCCCCGTGGGCGGCGCCGGGGTGCGCGGGGTGGCCGCCGCGCTCGAGCGGGTCGTCGCGCGGGGCGCCGACGTCGTCCTCGGCGTCAGCGGCGACCTCGTCGAACGGATGGACGCCCTCGGGGCCCGGGACACCGAGCGCGCGCTCGTCCCCGCCCCCGCCCGCCGGGTCGCCCCCGGTGCTGCCCCCGGTACCGCCACCCTGCTCGCCCTCGGGCTGGGGCAGGGGGAGCGCCTCGTCCTCACGGTGGCCCGGCTCGCCCCGCAGAAGGGGCTCGACCTCCTGTGCGACGCCTCGGCCCTCGTGCGGGACCGCGTCCCGGGCGTGGTGCGGTGGGTCGTCGTCGGCGATGGCCCGCTCGAGGAGCACCTGCAGGCCCGCATCGACGCCGAGCGGCTGCCGGTGCGCCTCGCCGGCCGCCGGGACGACGTCCCCGAGCTCCTCACCCGCGCCGACGTCGTCGTCTCGACGGCCCTGTGGGAGGGCCAGCCCCTCGCCGTCCAGGAGGCGCTCCAGGCGGGCGCCGCAGTCGTCGCCACGGACGTGGGGGGCACCGCCGAGGTCACCGGCGACGCCGCCGTCCTCGTGCCCCCGCGGGCCGAGGCGATCGCCGACGCCGTCGTGCGCGTGCTCGGCGACGACGGCGAGCGGGACCGGCTGCGCCAGGCCGCCCGCCAGCGGGCCGCCGACCTGCCCGGGCCGAACGACGTGCACCGCCAGCTCCGGGACGTGTACTCCCGGGCACTCGGGCACAGGTGCTAG
- the murJ gene encoding murein biosynthesis integral membrane protein MurJ: MSERTRRRLTRGVGTVAGAAGMIAVITMASRAVGFGRWFAQAATLGDSATANAYASANLLPNVLFEVAAGGALAGTVVPLLAAPLARHLRGDVDRIASALLSWTLLALVPLGILVAVLAGPIVSLLPNSAGSDVEVQREVATFFLRIFAVQIPLYGVGVVLSGILQAQRRFLLPALAPLASSVVVIATYLLFGVLGEGLADSPGRLPPLALETLAWGTTAGVAAMSLPLAVPVLRSGIRLRPTLHFPPGVAPRARHLAAAGIGALLAQQVSVVVVLVLARAGGVEGTITIFQYAQAVYYLPYAVLAVPVATAVFPRLAESAAEEDRSDFVRMSARTTRVVVAAASAGVALLVAGAPAATALFSVRGTMEGMTTAITWLAPGVVGYALVFHVSRCLYTVDRGRAAVLATAAGWLTVAVASAVAVRVLAPDGGDGPGTLQGLAIGSSVGMVVAGVALLLALRRVTGALPGLGRTVVVAGAGAVVGAVAGRWVTEAMLGAVAPQLLGAVVAACLGCLVGGGVVLAACALGDRSVLRVRQWT, from the coding sequence GTGAGCGAGCGCACGCGCCGGCGCCTGACGCGGGGCGTCGGGACGGTCGCCGGCGCCGCCGGGATGATCGCCGTCATCACCATGGCCTCGCGCGCCGTGGGGTTCGGCCGGTGGTTCGCCCAGGCAGCCACGCTCGGCGACTCCGCCACGGCCAACGCCTACGCCTCGGCCAACCTCCTGCCCAACGTCCTCTTCGAGGTGGCCGCGGGCGGCGCCCTCGCCGGCACCGTCGTCCCCCTGCTCGCGGCGCCCCTGGCCCGGCACCTGCGCGGCGACGTCGACCGGATCGCCTCGGCGCTGCTGTCGTGGACGCTGCTCGCCCTCGTCCCGCTCGGCATCCTCGTCGCCGTCCTCGCCGGCCCGATCGTCTCCCTGCTGCCGAACTCGGCCGGCTCGGACGTCGAGGTCCAGCGCGAGGTGGCGACGTTCTTCCTGCGCATCTTCGCGGTCCAGATCCCGCTCTACGGCGTCGGCGTCGTGCTCAGCGGCATCCTCCAGGCGCAGCGCCGCTTCCTCCTGCCGGCCCTCGCGCCGCTCGCCTCGAGCGTCGTCGTCATCGCCACGTACCTCCTGTTCGGGGTGCTGGGGGAGGGGCTCGCCGACTCCCCGGGGCGCCTGCCGCCCCTCGCCCTGGAGACCCTCGCGTGGGGCACCACCGCCGGCGTGGCCGCGATGAGCCTGCCGCTGGCCGTCCCCGTCCTGCGCAGCGGGATCCGCCTGCGGCCCACGCTCCATTTCCCGCCGGGCGTGGCGCCCCGCGCGCGCCACCTTGCCGCGGCCGGCATCGGGGCGCTGCTCGCCCAGCAGGTGAGCGTCGTCGTCGTCCTCGTGCTCGCCCGGGCCGGCGGCGTCGAGGGCACCATCACGATCTTCCAGTACGCCCAGGCGGTGTACTACCTCCCGTACGCCGTCCTCGCGGTCCCCGTCGCCACCGCCGTCTTCCCGCGCCTGGCGGAGAGCGCCGCCGAGGAGGACCGCAGCGACTTCGTCCGGATGAGCGCCCGCACGACGCGGGTCGTCGTCGCCGCGGCGTCCGCCGGGGTCGCCCTCCTCGTCGCCGGTGCGCCGGCCGCCACCGCCCTGTTCTCCGTGCGCGGGACGATGGAGGGGATGACGACGGCGATCACGTGGCTCGCGCCCGGGGTCGTCGGCTACGCGCTCGTCTTCCACGTCTCCCGCTGCCTGTACACCGTGGACCGGGGCCGTGCCGCGGTCCTCGCCACGGCGGCGGGCTGGCTCACCGTCGCGGTCGCCAGCGCCGTCGCCGTCCGCGTCCTCGCGCCCGACGGCGGGGACGGGCCCGGGACGCTGCAGGGACTGGCGATCGGCTCGAGCGTGGGGATGGTCGTCGCCGGCGTCGCCCTCCTCCTCGCGCTGCGCCGGGTGACCGGCGCGCTGCCCGGCCTGGGACGCACCGTCGTCGTCGCCGGCGCCGGCGCCGTCGTCGGCGCCGTGGCCGGCCGGTGGGTGACCGAGGCCATGCTCGGCGCGGTCGCCCCGCAGTTGCTCGGCGCCGTCGTGGCTGCTTGTCTCGGGTGTCTGGTCGGTGGCGGGGTCGTCCTCGCCGCCTGCGCGCTCGGGGACCGTTCCGTGCTGCGTGTACGCCAGTGGACATGA